From candidate division WOR-3 bacterium:
TAATATGGGAAGTATTTTTTCCAATAGGGACTTTTCGGAAAAGAGAGAAGAAGAATTTTTTAAGATGAGGAGTTTCTTCTCAACAAAAAGGGGATTAGTTAACAACCTCTCCGCGAGGGTGGGGATATCAATTTCTTCGCAATCAAGTATCTCCGACTCATAAGAGACCCCTTTCTCTTCCAACTCTCTTTTAAGATGGGAAAGAAATTCCTCCGCTCGGATATCATCCTCACCCAAAAGGATATAAAGAGAATTTTCTCTCACTTGAAATTTTATTAGGAAAAAAGGGAAAATCAAGAGGTACCTTAAAGGGGAAAATTTATTGACTTCTTAAATCCGCTACCTATAATGGGCAATGAAAAAAAGATATTTCAAGAAATTTCTCCTTCTCGGCGTCTTCCTTTTTTTAGGATTTTTAATCTCCCGCCTCCCCTTTCCGGATATGAAAGAACCAGCCCGCATCACCTTAGGGATTCTTTCCATCGCCATCTTCCTTTGGATTACAGAGATTGTCCCTTTATACATCACTTCCTTCGTCATCCTCTTTTTAGAAGTCTTATTTCTCACAAAATTTGTTGGCGATTTTAAGGTCTTCCTCTTTCCCTTTTTTGACTCGGTAATCGTCTTATTTTTGGGGGGATTGGTTTTAGCCTATACCTTAAAGAAATTTAACTTAGACGAATGGTTTCTCTTCTTAATCTTAAAACGCGTCGGGAACTCTCCTTCCCGCATCTTATTCGGTTTGATGGTGGTGACGGGCTTTCTTTCTATGTGGATGTCCAATACCGCAGCGACCGCCTTAGTGATCGGTTTGGTCTTGGTCTTAATCAATCAAATCCCAGCGGATGACCCTTTGGTTAAGGCATTGGCTTTGGGTATTCCTTTTGCCGCAAATATCGGGGGCATCGCCACCCCGATCGGCACCCCGCCCAATGCCTTGGCGATTGGTATCCTCCGGGAAAAGGGGATTAGTATCTCCTTTTGCCAATGGCTCTTCTTTGGTTTACCGATTACTGCCATCCTCTTTTTTCTCATTTATTTTATTTTAAGGCTTCTTTTTCGCTCTAAATTGTCAAGGGTGCCA
This genomic window contains:
- a CDS encoding SLC13 family permease; protein product: MKKRYFKKFLLLGVFLFLGFLISRLPFPDMKEPARITLGILSIAIFLWITEIVPLYITSFVILFLEVLFLTKFVGDFKVFLFPFFDSVIVLFLGGLVLAYTLKKFNLDEWFLFLILKRVGNSPSRILFGLMVVTGFLSMWMSNTAATALVIGLVLVLINQIPADDPLVKALALGIPFAANIGGIATPIGTPPNALAIGILREKGISISFCQWLFFGLPITAILFFLIYFILRLLFRSKLSRVP